The Collimonas fungivorans Ter331 genome has a segment encoding these proteins:
- a CDS encoding ABC transporter substrate-binding protein, which yields MKKAWLGTSVSAALAITLAAGSAHAQIKVGVSVSATGPAASLGIPEKNTFALLPKEIAGQKVQYIVLDDATDSTTAVKNARKLVSEEKVDLLIGSTAVPGSLAMSDVAAESGTPMISMAASAALVEPVDAKRRWIFKTPQNDSHMATAIIAHMADAGVKSVAFIGFSDAYGEGWYREFSKLAELRKIKIVANERFARNDTSVTGQVLKMVSANPDAILIAGAGTPAALPQKTLKERGYKGKIYQTHGVANNDFLRVCGKDCEGTFLPAGPLLVAEQLPDSNPVKKSAMAYRTAYEKAYGAGSISTFGGHAWDAGMLLGAATPQALKKGQPGSKEFRAGLRDAIEAIKNLPVSQGIVNMSATDHVGFDQRARVMVEIVNGKWKLIGAAQ from the coding sequence CGGTCCGGCGGCCTCGCTGGGCATTCCGGAAAAAAATACCTTCGCCCTGTTGCCGAAGGAGATCGCCGGGCAGAAAGTGCAATACATCGTGCTCGACGACGCCACCGACAGCACCACGGCTGTCAAGAATGCGCGCAAGCTGGTCAGCGAAGAAAAGGTCGACCTGCTGATCGGTTCGACCGCGGTTCCCGGTTCGCTGGCGATGAGCGATGTGGCCGCGGAATCGGGCACGCCGATGATTTCGATGGCGGCTTCGGCTGCCCTGGTCGAGCCGGTCGACGCCAAGCGCCGCTGGATTTTCAAGACCCCGCAAAACGATTCGCACATGGCGACCGCGATCATTGCCCACATGGCCGATGCCGGCGTCAAGAGCGTGGCCTTCATCGGCTTTTCTGACGCCTACGGCGAAGGCTGGTACCGCGAATTCTCCAAGCTGGCCGAACTGCGCAAGATCAAGATTGTCGCCAACGAGCGCTTCGCCCGCAACGACACTTCGGTCACCGGGCAAGTGCTGAAGATGGTCAGCGCCAATCCCGACGCCATCCTGATCGCCGGCGCCGGCACGCCTGCCGCCTTGCCGCAGAAGACACTGAAGGAACGCGGTTACAAAGGCAAGATCTACCAGACCCACGGCGTCGCCAATAATGACTTCCTGCGCGTCTGCGGCAAGGATTGCGAAGGCACTTTCCTGCCGGCCGGACCGTTGCTGGTGGCCGAGCAGCTGCCGGACAGCAATCCGGTCAAGAAATCGGCCATGGCTTACCGCACCGCTTATGAAAAAGCCTATGGCGCCGGCAGCATTTCGACCTTCGGCGGACACGCCTGGGATGCCGGCATGCTGCTGGGTGCAGCCACGCCGCAAGCGCTGAAAAAAGGCCAGCCGGGCAGCAAGGAATTCCGCGCCGGGTTGCGCGACGCTATCGAAGCCATCAAGAACCTGCCGGTATCGCAAGGCATCGTCAACATGAGCGCTACCGACCACGTCGGTTTCGACCAGCGCGCACGGGTGATGGTGGAGATTGTCAACGGCAAGTGGAAACTGATAGGCGCTGCGCAGTAG
- a CDS encoding branched-chain amino acid ABC transporter permease: MDLSIAAILAQDGITSGAVYALLALALVLVFSVTRVIFIPQGEFVAFGALTLAAIQADKFPLSATLLVALGALSFIQEAAAVMFGRSGETRKVRQIGVALLKFVLLPLAIYAVTRWYGHATLAMPLQVLLTLLIVVPMGPMIYRLAFQPLAEASTLVLLIVSVAVHYALIGIGLLMFGAEGSRTTPFSDARFDIGGLTVSGQSCVIIAVSLLLIIALYLYFERTLSGKALRATAVNRLGARLVGIGTAQAGRLAFTLAAALGALCGILIAPLTTVYYDSGFLIGLKGFVGAIIGGLGSYPVAAAGALLVGLLESYSSFWASAFKEVIVFTLIIPVLLWRSLTSKQVDEGDQ; the protein is encoded by the coding sequence ATGGATCTCTCAATTGCCGCCATCCTGGCTCAGGACGGCATCACCAGCGGCGCCGTATATGCGTTGCTGGCATTGGCGCTGGTGCTGGTGTTCTCGGTCACGCGCGTCATCTTTATCCCGCAAGGTGAGTTCGTCGCTTTCGGCGCGTTGACGCTGGCGGCGATCCAGGCCGACAAGTTTCCGCTGTCTGCGACCTTGCTGGTGGCGCTCGGCGCCTTGAGTTTTATCCAGGAAGCGGCGGCCGTGATGTTCGGCCGTAGCGGCGAAACCCGCAAAGTCAGGCAAATCGGCGTCGCCTTGCTGAAGTTTGTGCTGCTGCCGCTGGCCATCTATGCCGTCACCCGCTGGTATGGCCATGCGACGTTGGCGATGCCGCTGCAAGTGCTGCTGACTTTGCTGATCGTGGTGCCGATGGGACCGATGATCTACCGGCTGGCGTTCCAGCCGCTGGCCGAAGCCAGCACCCTGGTGCTGCTGATCGTATCGGTGGCAGTGCATTACGCCCTGATCGGCATCGGCCTGCTGATGTTCGGCGCCGAAGGTTCGCGCACCACGCCGTTTTCCGACGCCCGTTTCGACATCGGCGGCCTGACCGTTTCCGGCCAGAGCTGTGTGATCATCGCGGTTTCACTGTTGCTGATCATTGCGCTCTATCTTTATTTCGAACGCACCTTGTCCGGCAAGGCTTTGCGCGCTACCGCCGTTAACCGGCTCGGCGCGCGCCTGGTCGGCATCGGCACCGCGCAAGCGGGGCGCCTGGCGTTCACGCTGGCCGCTGCACTGGGCGCCTTGTGCGGCATCCTGATCGCACCGTTGACTACCGTGTACTACGACAGCGGTTTCCTGATCGGCCTGAAGGGTTTTGTCGGAGCCATCATCGGCGGCCTCGGCAGTTACCCGGTCGCGGCCGCCGGCGCCTTGCTGGTGGGTTTGCTGGAATCGTATTCCTCGTTCTGGGCCAGCGCGTTCAAGGAAGTGATCGTGTTTACGCTGATTATCCCGGTGCTGCTGTGGCGTTCGCTGACCAGCAAGCAAGTGGATGAGGGCGATCAGTGA
- a CDS encoding ABC transporter permease subunit — protein MPKFSFASLPLIGFVLLLALLPILPTPEFWITLANYIGLYAIVALGLVLLTGVGGLTSFGQAAFVGLGAYSTAYLSTQLGLSPWIGLLAGLGVTTLAALAIGAITMRLSGHFLPLGTIAWALSLYFLFGNLEFLGKYDGLNGIPAISLFGLELDSGRKMFYLIWAILLVALAGLQNLLNSRSGRAIRALNGGAVMAEAMGVNTAWIKILIFVLAALLASISGWLYAHLQRSVSPTPFGLNAGIEYLFMAVVGGAGYLWGAILGSALLTLLKDQLQSLLPRLLGANGNFETIVFGIMMVLLLQRARDGLWPYLRKWMPSKPTALAPPSATSLATRSRHADAAVVLEIEQARKEFGGLVAVNDMSFSVRAGQIVGLIGPNGAGKSTMFNLVTGVLPLTGGSIRFRAQDGLQQISGLASRQIVARGIARTFQHVRLMGSMTVLENVAIGAHLRARRSDLGGIARSLLRLNRGEEQSLLFEAKKQLERVGLGHLLYEEAGSLALGQQRILEIARALCCDPTLLLLDEPAAGLRYQEKLALADLLRKLKAEGMSILLVEHDMDFVMNLTDRLVVMEFGSKIAEGLPAEIQQDPAVLEAYLGGIDE, from the coding sequence ATGCCTAAATTCTCTTTTGCCAGCCTGCCGTTGATTGGTTTTGTGCTGCTCCTGGCTTTGCTGCCAATCTTGCCGACGCCGGAATTCTGGATCACCCTGGCCAACTACATCGGGCTCTATGCGATTGTTGCATTGGGCCTGGTGCTGCTGACCGGGGTGGGTGGCCTGACTTCGTTCGGCCAGGCTGCTTTTGTCGGCCTTGGCGCTTACTCCACTGCTTACCTGAGCACACAGCTCGGCCTGTCGCCCTGGATTGGCTTGCTGGCCGGCCTGGGCGTGACAACACTGGCGGCGCTGGCCATCGGCGCCATCACCATGCGCCTGTCCGGCCATTTTCTGCCGCTCGGCACCATCGCCTGGGCGCTGTCGCTGTATTTCCTGTTCGGCAATCTCGAATTCCTCGGTAAATACGATGGCTTGAACGGCATCCCCGCCATCAGCCTGTTCGGCCTCGAACTCGACAGCGGCCGCAAGATGTTTTACCTGATCTGGGCGATCCTGCTGGTGGCGCTGGCCGGTTTGCAAAACCTGTTGAACTCGCGCTCGGGCCGCGCCATCCGCGCGCTCAACGGCGGCGCCGTGATGGCCGAGGCGATGGGTGTCAACACGGCCTGGATCAAAATACTGATTTTTGTGCTGGCGGCGCTGCTGGCCAGCATCTCCGGCTGGCTGTACGCGCATCTGCAGCGTTCGGTAAGCCCGACGCCGTTCGGGCTCAACGCCGGCATCGAATACTTGTTCATGGCGGTGGTCGGCGGCGCCGGTTACCTGTGGGGCGCGATCCTCGGATCGGCATTGCTGACCTTGCTGAAGGATCAGTTGCAATCGCTGCTGCCGAGGCTGCTGGGCGCCAACGGCAATTTCGAAACCATCGTGTTCGGCATCATGATGGTGCTGCTGTTGCAGCGCGCGCGCGACGGCCTGTGGCCATATCTGCGCAAATGGATGCCGAGCAAACCGACGGCGCTGGCGCCGCCATCTGCTACGTCGCTGGCCACCCGGAGCCGGCATGCGGATGCCGCAGTGGTGCTGGAGATAGAGCAGGCGCGCAAGGAATTCGGCGGCCTGGTGGCGGTCAACGACATGAGTTTCAGCGTCAGGGCGGGACAGATCGTCGGTTTGATCGGACCCAACGGCGCCGGCAAATCCACCATGTTCAACCTGGTTACAGGGGTCTTGCCGTTGACCGGCGGTTCGATCAGGTTCCGCGCCCAGGACGGCTTGCAGCAGATTTCGGGCCTGGCATCGCGCCAGATCGTCGCGCGCGGCATCGCCCGTACTTTCCAGCATGTTCGGCTGATGGGCAGCATGACGGTGCTTGAGAACGTCGCCATCGGCGCCCACCTGCGCGCCCGTCGCAGCGACCTCGGCGGCATCGCGCGCAGCCTGCTGCGGCTTAACCGCGGTGAAGAACAGAGCTTGCTGTTCGAGGCGAAAAAACAATTGGAGCGGGTCGGCCTCGGGCACTTGCTGTACGAAGAAGCCGGCAGCCTGGCGCTGGGCCAGCAGCGGATCCTGGAAATCGCGCGGGCGCTGTGCTGCGATCCGACCTTGCTGCTGCTGGATGAACCGGCGGCAGGTTTGCGCTACCAGGAGAAGCTGGCGCTGGCGGATCTGCTGCGCAAGCTGAAGGCGGAAGGGATGAGCATTTTGCTGGTAGAGCACGATATGGATTTTGTCATGAACCTGACCGACCGGCTGGTGGTGATGGAATTCGGCAGCAAGATTGCCGAAGGTTTGCCGGCTGAAATACAGCAGGACCCGGCGGTGCTGGAAGCCTACCTGGGAGGCATCGATGAGTAA